A DNA window from Macadamia integrifolia cultivar HAES 741 chromosome 4, SCU_Mint_v3, whole genome shotgun sequence contains the following coding sequences:
- the LOC122076096 gene encoding bax inhibitor 1-like produces the protein MKWQRFFWRVRSREGRGLVSLSNTVYLSLGCALTVSAVGVYLHLLWNIGGLLTTSACMGSIVWLLSTPTHEERKRVGLLMAAALFEGASIGLLMGYCIVSRGIKT, from the exons ATGAAGTGGCAGAGATTCTTCTGGCGGGTGCGCTCCCGTGAAGGCAGAGGACTTGTCTCCCTCTCTAACACA GTTTATCTCTCACTTGGGTGCGCTCTAACAGTTTCGGCTGTAGGAGTCTACCTGCATCTTTTGTGGAACATCGGTGGCTTACTCACTACTTCGGCATGCATGGGAAGCATTGTATGGCTACTTTCCACTCCTACACATGAAGAG AGGAAGAGGGTAGGTCTCTTAATGGCAGCGGCCCTTTTTGAAGGAGCTTCAATCGGTCTTCTAATGGGCTATTGTATCGTGTCCAGAGGGATCAAAACATGA
- the LOC122075910 gene encoding polynucleotide 5'-hydroxyl-kinase NOL9 — MGDQRETKSTITEIEAPSPNIFIPDSWSEAADSIAYDSSTSPPPIAFICGAKNSGKTTFSRHLLNTFLQRYRKVAYLDTDVGQPEFTPPGCLSLTVINKLTPDLAIPCLKTPERCIFFGDISSKRDPKAYLNFIFSLYDYFRMKYYTSDEMGSPEKTQLPLVINTPGWVKGIGYEILVEMLKYIAPSHVVQIRISAESKNLPTGAFWLDADSEEMVNLIEISSARQDSFNRSVLVQKDARLMRDMRIIAFFRQCFPSDAHITTFKELSRALASHPPYEVPISSIKVRHLHCQVPSSEIFRSLNATIVGLAVSSEKSSESEPCIPQCVGLGIVRGIDISKDLFYVITPVPRCNLKKVDLFLQGFIQIPTCLLQVQGCASPYMSANVLPTN; from the exons atgggcgACCAGAGGGAGACGAAGTCCACTATCACAGAAATTGAAGCTCCATCTCCCAATATATTCATACCAGATTCATGGTCTGAAGCAGCGGACTCCATTGCTTACGATTCAAGCACTTCACCGCCTCCAATAGCTTTCATATGCGGCGCCAAAAATAGCGGCAAAACCACCTTCTCACGCCATCTTCTTAATACTTTTTTGCAGAG GTACAGGAAAGTAGCTTATTTGGATACAGATGTTGGGCAGCCAGAGTTTACTCCTCCTGGCTGTCTTTCACTTACTGTCATTAACAAATTAACTCCAG ATTTGGCAATTCCCTGTCTCAAAACACCTGAAAG gtGCATTTTCTTTGgtgatatttcttcaaaaagggatcccaaagcttatttgaattttatattcTCCCTTTACGATTACTTTCGTATGAAGTATTATACATCGGATGAGATGGGCAGTCCCGAAAAAACTCAGTTGCCTCTTGTTATTAATACCCCTGGATGGGTGAAAG GTATTGGCTATGAAATTTTGGTGGAGATGTTGAAATATATTGCTCCTAGCCATGTGGTCCAGATACGAATCTCTGCTGAAAGTAAGAATTTACCAACTGGGGCATTCTGGTTAGATGCTGATAGTGAGGAGATGGTTAATTTGATTGAGATCAGTTCAGCGCGGCAAGACTCTTTTAATAGATC GGTGTTGGTACAGAAGGATGCACGTCTTATGCGGGATATGCGAATCATTGCTTTTTTCAGACAATGCTTTCCTAGTGATGCGCATATCACCACATTCAAGGAACTTTCTCGTGCCTTGGCTTCTCATCCTCCGTATGAAGTCCCTATTTCAAGTATCAAAGTTAGACATCTCCATTGCCAG GTCCCAAGCAGTGAAATCTTCCGGAGTCTGAATGCTACCATTGTTGGTCTGGCTGTTAGTTCTGAAAAGTCTTCAGAATCTGAGCCTTGCATACCTCAGTGTGTTGGTCTTG GGATTGTTAGAGGCATTGATATCTCGAAAGATCTATTCTATGTGATTACACCTGTTCCGAGGTGCAATCTGAAAAAGGTCGATCTTTTTCTACAGGGTTTTATTCAAATTCCGACTTGTCTTCTGCAG GTACAAGGATGTGCGTCACCTTATATGTCAGCAAATGTGCTGCCGACAAATTAG